From one Culex quinquefasciatus strain JHB chromosome 3, VPISU_Cqui_1.0_pri_paternal, whole genome shotgun sequence genomic stretch:
- the LOC6039523 gene encoding protein krasavietz, whose amino-acid sequence MSQKAERPVLSGQRIKTRKRDEREKNDPTGFRDAVIAGLETAEDLEGISKFLDIGGNKLDYRRYGEVLFDILIAGGLLVPGGSISQDGEKPRTDCCIFAAPEDMESMRNHEQIFTRLMRRYKYLEKMFEEEMKKVLIFIKGFTPLERLKLARMTALWIANASIPPHVLLVLNNEHLTKDGLALEFLVEVFVTFKQEKGTAQLVTILRKGGLDQRLLDFLPINKRSEEHLKAVFVEKDLADIFKLHKAQASQEAKRELTQLLIDDINDNKTTKDIINDIKDMSAKSNIPEHEVIGLIWATVMSLGEWNKKEELVAEQALKHLRTYTPLFEAFTSTNRSEMALLLKVQEFCYENMNFMKAFQKIVLLFYKTEVVSEDSILKWFKEGHSNKGKMHFLEQMKQFIEWLQNAEEESESEEED is encoded by the exons ATGAGTCAGAAAGCCGAAAGACCAGTACTATCAGGTCAACGCATCAAGACCAGGAAAAGGG ATGAAAGAGAGAAGAATGACCCCACGGGCTTCCGTGACGCGGTCATTGCAGGTCTCGAAACCGCTGAAGATTTAGAGGGAATTTCCAAGTTTCTTGACATTGGCGGAAACAAACTCGACTATCGTCGCTACGGAGAAGTATTATTCGACATCCTAATCGCTGGTGGACTGCTTG TACCCGGAGGATCTATCTCACAAGATGGCGAGAAACCACGTACCGATTGCTGTATATTCGCAGCACCGGAAGACATGGAATCGATGCGGAACCATGAGCAG ATCTTTACGCGGCTTATGCGCCGATACAAGTACCTCGAGAAAATGTTTGAGGAGGAAATGAAGAAGGTGCTGATCTTCATCAAGGGTTTCACTCCACTGGAAAGGCTCAAGCTGGCGCGTATGACGGCGCTGTGGATCG CGAACGCGTCCATTCCGCCCCATGTGCTGCTCGTGCTGAACAACGAGCACCTGACCAAGGACGGGCTCGCGCTCGAGTTCCTCGTCGAGGTGTTTGTCACGTTCAAGCAGGAGAAGGGCACCGCCCAGCTGGTGACGATCCTGCGCAAGGGCGGCCTCGATCAGCGCCTGCTGGACTTTCTGCCGATCAACAAGCGCAGCGAGGAGCACCTGAAGGCGGTCTTCGTCGAGAAGGATCTCGCGGACATCTTCAAGCTTCACAAGGCTCAGGCGAGCCAGGAGGCGAAGCGCGAACTGACGCAG CTGCTGATCGATGATATTAACGATAACAAGACAACAAAAGATATTATTAATGACATCAAGGACATGTCGGCAAAATCAAACATTCCCGAACACGAAGTTATTGGCCTG ATCTGGGCCACCGTCATGTCGCTGGGCGAGTGGAACAAAAAGGAGGAATTGGTGGCCGAGCAGGCGCTCAAGCACCTGCGCACCTACACGCCCCTGTTCGAGGCCTTCACCAGCACGAACCGGTCGGAGATGGCGCTGCTGCTCAAGGTGCAGGAGTTTTGCTACGAGAACATGAACTTCATGAAGGCGTTCCAGAAGATCGTGCTGCTGTTCTACAAAA CTGAAGTGGTTTCCGAGGACTCGATCCTCAAGTGGTTCAAGGAGGGACACTCCAACAAGGGCAAGATGCACTTCCTGGAGCAGATGAAGCAGTTCATCGAGTGGCTGCAGAATGCCGAAGAAG aGAGTGAATCTGAGGAGGAAGATTAA